Part of the Benincasa hispida cultivar B227 chromosome 12, ASM972705v1, whole genome shotgun sequence genome is shown below.
AGGTCTTTTCTGCCTTTGGGTTTGTGCATAAGATTACTACCTTTGAGAAAACAGCTGGATTTCAGGTCCGTGAATATCTATAATCTTAGTGGTAATTGCACTATTGTTTCTTCTGAGCTtggataaaatctcatcatatATTGATGTGAACATTTTAGGCGTTGGTGCAATTTTCGGATGCTGAGACTGCCTCATCTGCTAAGAATGCCTTGGATGGGAGAAGCATCCCTAGGTGACAATTGTATTGAATGTTACACATGGTTTTTTGCCCTCTTTTATGGAGTATATAGCAGTAGAAGAGGTGCACATGCACGAGCTTGGTGTCTGTCTATGATTATTTTTGTTCATAGTAGTTTAAGCCATTGTAGAATATGGACTGAAAATTTTTCATTCCATTGCCAGCAGTATTCGAGCTTTCTTTAAAAAGATACTAAGTTTTAGATTCTTGTATGTCATTATTCTTTTTTCACATGTATCATCAATTATTTTTTGCTTGCAGGTATCTGCTTCCTGATCACGTTGGACCATGTCCCTTAGAATTACTTACTCTGCCCATACTGATCTGACTGTGAAATTTCAGAGCCACCGAAGCAGGTTTTCCCAACTTTCTGCATctatttttctatgaatgtgtTATTTTTACTCGGTTGAACATTTCACAATATCTAAGATAAATTTCCCCTGTTAAGTACCTTGTCTATTTTATCACTCTCCTTTTCCTGCTCTACTTTCTGATAGTATTTGATTTCAGGGACTACACTAATCCTTATCTTCCTGTTGCTCCGTCAGCCATAGATGGAAGTGGTCAGGTAAGGAATGCATTAGGTGGCATGTTGTTAAGTTGTGCTCATGAATTCTCCTTTCCATTCATCCTACTCGCATGTGATACAGAAAAAGCATCAAATGTAGtccaataaattaataaaaataaagcttCAAATGATATACTTTTGACCAAAGTGCTGGCTTATCAGTACAATTCTTGGCATTTCTTCTTATCACCTTGTTTCTTATGTTACTTTTCTAAATCCTTTTCATCCATTGATTGAATTTGCCGTCAGTCACCTTTGCAGTTCACCGTGGGTTTGGATGGAAAGAAACTTGAACCAGAGAGTAATGTTCTTCTTGCCTCCATTGAGAATATGcagtatgcagtcaccttggaGGTTTTGCACATGGTATTGCAAAACAGCAATTTTATAATGGTTCTGTCTGTGACTTCGGAAGCGTATATATGTGCACACACACATATGTATACATGTTGATTGGCTACTTATTCATATCTTATAATTCTCtgcaaattattttattatgctaatcatttctttttctactGGTAGGTTTTTTCTGCATTTGGACCTGTCCAAAAGATTGCCATGTTTGATAAGAATGGGGGAGTCCAGGCCTTGATTCAATATCCAGGTAATTCACTTTAACTAAACTCGTGCCGACACTAATCTCACTGTTGGGTGTAAATGTTAGCATATTTTGTACCCTTTATAACACGATAGGAACTACATCATTTATAAGTTAAAAAAggattctttttaatttaaaatctgtGAACACAGCAACGTATTTGATAtggttcaaattttcaatattcaTTCATATTATTTCAATAAGCATGGTAATCAGTAATATACCACGTGTGGGCAGATGTTCAGACTGCGGTAGTTGCCAAGGAAGCCCTGGAGGGACATTGTATTTATGATGGAGGGTTTTGCAAGCTTCACATCTCATATTCACGCCATACTGATTTGAGTATCAAGGTAATAAAAACTTTACTCTTTTGGTGAGTTGTCCAAGAGCAATTATAAGCTAAATGTTTCTTTACAGAGGATGATTGTTTTTACTTCATATTGGGTTCTTTGTGGCCTCGTTATCAACTGCATTGCTCCTTTTTATggtgttttatttattattatagttttatttattatcaacTGCACTGCTCCTTTTTATGgtgacttaatttttttactatatTCGCTGATATTGGGATTtcaagtttataaatataatgataaaATATCTTTCAACAGatatttatgtaaataaagATATTCTtatcaaaactatttatattaaaactcaAGCTATAGATCTTGTTATATCAGTAACCATATTTATATTGAGATtaatagatatatatttttctaatgttgtgtatttataaaaaaaaatgttggagaTATTGATTAATCCTGCATATTGATGTTAGACCCTCCGATCGTTTAGTTCAAACCCTTTGATTGTATAAAAGATGAATGTTCCTAAATGTCTAGTTTGATGTGATTGTAGGTGAATAATGACCGAAGTCGAGACTATACAATTCCCAATAATCCTCCTATGGTGAATTCTCAACCGCCTGTTGTGGGGCAGCAACCACATCAAATGATGGGTCCTTCCACCCATCAATACAACGGAAATCAGTATGGTCCTTCCGCAGAGCAGCAGCCTCAGCAATCTTCAGGTTGGGGTTCGGGCGGTCCTGCTGTGCCGTACTCCATGCCCATGCACAATCCTGGTTACATGCCATCAGGGACAATGCCACCACAGCATGGTATGATGCCAAGCCCCA
Proteins encoded:
- the LOC120067317 gene encoding LOW QUALITY PROTEIN: polypyrimidine tract-binding protein homolog 2 (The sequence of the model RefSeq protein was modified relative to this genomic sequence to represent the inferred CDS: inserted 1 base in 1 codon), yielding MASVSSQPQFRYTQPPSKVLHLRNLPWECTEEELIELGKPFGKVVNTKCNVGANRNQAFIEFADINQAIAMISYYASSSEPAQVRGKTVYLQYSNRQEIVNNKTTADVPGNVLLVTIEGTDARLVSIDVLHLVFSAFGFVHKITTFEKTAGFQALVQFSDAETASSAKNALDGRSIPRYLLPDHVGPCXLRITYSAHTDLTVKFQSHRSRDYTNPYLPVAPSAIDGSGQFTVGLDGKKLEPESNVLLASIENMQYAVTLEVLHMVFSAFGPVQKIAMFDKNGGVQALIQYPDVQTAVVAKEALEGHCIYDGGFCKLHISYSRHTDLSIKVNNDRSRDYTIPNNPPMVNSQPPVVGQQPHQMMGPSTHQYNGNQYGPSAEQQPQQSSGWGSGGPAVPYSMPMHNPGYMPSGTMPPQHGMMPSPSGLHQTPPPPYRPDHRQ